Genomic segment of Arachis hypogaea cultivar Tifrunner chromosome 16, arahy.Tifrunner.gnm2.J5K5, whole genome shotgun sequence:
TGTGGGTGAGACTAAGTATAGGAGGATGATTAATATCCGAAAAAAATCACTACGCACGACAAAGATGCTAGGGAGTCTAGTAATGGAAAACACGAAAGAATTAAAGATAAGGATATTGAGGTGAACGAGAAAGTGAGAGTTGTCGTAGAACACCAGGAAAGTGAAGAACTAGAAGAGAGACCCGTTGGAGTTAAGATGGGATGCAGCGGTAATAATGGCACAGGGGCTACGGGAGATAGAGCATGATAATGATAGAAAGGTAATTGCCGTTGAGGATTTAGATGAGCGGCATGAGGATTTTTTGAAAACGCGAACTGATAATTCTTTGGTGTATCTGACAGTTATGGTGAGTGCGAAATCTATGAAACTTCAAACAATCAATAACGAAGCAATCTCTAAATGAATGGAGACTTGGGAATATAGGGATAAAGGAAAAGAATGGGTTGGTTTGGTGATGAATAAAAGTTCAGTTGGGGCTAAGTGGGTTGAAGCATATAAGGCCAAATATGTTAGTGGAGTGTGGTGGCAAAGTGACTGTGTGGTGCGACAAAGAGTACGTCGTTGTGCGTTTTAAAAGAGCCTCCTTGCTGTCTGCTGCGGGCGACGGTGAAAAGAGGGGCGTGATTGGTCATGGAATTCGTGAAGGGGCTGATGCCACGGTGAACAGCGCTGGCGAGGCGGATTTGAGAGCGGTGCTGAAGTTAGTTGCTGGTAGCGGAGGTGATAATGTCCGCGCATTGAGCTTGATGGTATGGAGGGCAGGGAGGAGCATGAAGCCCTTGATGCACCCGACGAGTAAAATCAAGCCGGGAAGGTGATTGACGGAGGTGCAGAGAATTGTCCGAACAGCACAACGGAGAAAAACATTCCACCAAGTGCAGTTAATGAGATCCATGCTAGCCACGTTAGTTTGGATGGGAGTGGTAAGCAGCATGTTGGCATATGTCTGATGAGGGGTGATGCAGTGCATGATTCAGATTTAGAGTATGAGAATACAGTGGTGGAGGAAATTGGGTTGGAGGATGAAGAGATAATAAGGAACTTGGAAGATTCAGGGGACTCAGAGCAGGCAGATGGTGAAACTAATCAAGATGCGCACGGAAGAGGTTGGGATAAAGATATGGCTGAAAACAGAACTGCTTGGGATCTAGCGGTTGAATCAGGAGCTCCAAGCTCAGAATAAAGTATTGACACAAAAAGTAAGGCAACcaaaatagaaagagaaagcaaaaaggagCCGCCCAAAAACCGAAATAAGGTGTgtaataaagtttttaaatgattttagttCGCGGAATGTAAGGGGTTTATGGGGGTGTTGGAAAGTGGAGAATGGTAAAAAATTTAAGCGTAAAAATAATGTGAATATGTTAGGattgataaagataaagaatgagGTATTTACTAAGTTTGGTAAAGCGCAATTTTGGGGTAATGATGTGGTGGATTGAGAATTTATGGGATCAGAAGGTGTTTCCGGAAGTTTATTAATAATGTGGGATGATATGATGTTTAGGTTGAGTAATTGTTACAAATGGGAGAGATAGTTGTGTATAGAAGGGGAATTGACAAACAATAATTTTCATTGTGCGGTTTGCTTGGTGTATGGTGCGCATACTGTAAGAACCGGGTTTTTcacgaataaaataatttaaatacccaAAGTAAGTTCCGGaaagttagaatgagaatttggggatttaaatatgatttttggactcagtaggtctttccgagtaagaaaatgtgttttctgcaaaAAATCGTGAAAAACCGCGAACCGACAGTTAaatcggttgaaccggttcaagtctgcccggtactgtgcgaaaaaagtgaaaaatagtcgaaaaccttagaaaaatattaggaatggaaaaccgggcgttaatgTTAAAGGTTTGACCCAAAGTTAGGtcgaacgggctaaaaacgctaacgagttggaccgggcccaagcccAACTTGTGTAAGTCTCCTTTAATGAGCTTTCAGCTCATTTTCattaaaaagagagagagagttcggttatgagagaagagagaagagaagccaTGGAAGCACTATTCATCCTCCACTTCCAgaagccataacttttgatccggagctccgattgatgagccattTGCAGCTACGCGAAGTTCTCGatgagctctacgtttctatctAAGCAAACTTGGTAAGAAATCGCATCTCACTCCCCAATTTCGTGCCCTAAATTTCTGCGCGTTTtaggtttggtttttgagtaagttttgtggttttgcttgtttaggtgatctctagtagcgagtAATTATTGGATTTTACCCCTACTCATATTGGATAAGGTAAAGTTTCACTAAAcctttgtgtttagttattttatgtatcttaggttttgatgttggtatatatgtgttgttagtttgagctttggtgtttgttggagttggttgaggccttagatcaagcttggtggctttgttttggtgtttggtgcatttggaaatcggccaaggcatgatttcggttttctttatgtaatatataatgttcatggacacttaggctagttgaccataagataggattgaatattGTTGGTGTATGAATATTTATATGTGAATGGATGATAATTGTGGGTTGTATTAGATtattgtggttgatgatgattattggaaATTTTTGGTGTTATTGAGTGTTGATGATTGGTGTTGTTAATGAGGATTGATAAATGAAGTGGTGGTGTTGTGTGAAACGAATTCAAATACTAGTAATATTGATTATATGATTTGATGAGgttgttggtatttaatgattATGAGAAATATGTGAATTTGATAATGATGGGTGGTATTGAGGGATTATGATGTTTGATGTTGGATAtgtgatttattgttgttgatgtgGTTGGTAATTGATGGTGATTAGTGATGTTGTTGGTATAATGAAGGTGAGTGTTAAGATTGTTGATACATGACATGAATTATGATGAGTTGATGATTTTGGAATATGTTGGTGAATTTATGATGTTGAAATTGGTAAGGATGGTGTGAGAGATTGAAATTGGAATGAAATGGGgttgattttgatattggatGATGATTGAATTAGGATTGAGGAAAGTGTTGCTGGAGGATTGACTTTGGTATCATATAATTGAGGTTTGGTGGTTGGGAATGGTATAATATGCTATAAATGGTAGGTGAtgatagaaattaggatttttaagtGGTTTTGGTTGGAAATGTTGGTAATGTTGAGGTTTTGATATTCTTGGTAAAAGtgagtttttggtgaactttgtctgatcataacttttgtctCGGTTTTCAAAATCTGATAAAACTAATCTAGAATTAGATATCTTTGAAAATCCTtttaatcgatataaagtttgtgaaatttggaattttgtagaaaaagttatgaacattcaaagttggtgtagaaaatctgaaattctactaagttgcagaatttcaggattttctgatatgtgcgcacgcacagccttgtgcgctcGCACAACCCTGTAAAAATGTTAttttgtgcggacgcacagacttgtgcgtacgcacaggcagggGAAAGGGCTCTGGTGGCAACGCTAGCCTAGGTTGTGCGCGcgcacatcaatgaagaattacgacctgtgcggacgcacagccctgtgcgcacgcacaagtcgggaagggtcGTCAGTTGGGGTgctcgcacagcttgtgcgaATGAACAGGCTTGTGAATTTTCGTACCTGtacactttcaaaatcttcctgggcgtgcacacgcacacccctgtgcggacgcacacgccctgtttcataattttaaactttgttttcaactatttcaccttcccaacaaggttgtaagcttctataacaccattttaaggcttttggACGTAattttgagtatgggaagatGAGAGATAAGCTAAGGGTTTTAGTTGGTGattattttgaaaagttagcaGACGGAGGTCTAGGTTTCTGGGGTATGGAGGATGAGtgtggttgagagagaaggaagagtagtgaagtactgacaatgaattgagaaattgaggaactaatgagttcggaatggaattAAGAACTGATGATGGGTATTATGAGCTTGATGTTTATTGAGGTAAAGTGTGCCAGACACTATATCTTTGGAATGTTGAAAATGGATAATTGAAGGAGATGTGAGATGAGGAATGGTAATGACTGGTGATGATTTGGGGTTGTTGATGGATTTGTTGAATGtggaaagtgtgccaggcactatatccttgggatgatgatcttgttgaataatgagagtgtgccagacactatatccttgggttgagTATGACAGTGTGCAGGGAATTATGTTCCTGAGATTGACTTATGATTGATAATcttttctgctgcaagagtgtgTCAGGCATTATATCCTTGGGTTATGCATGCAAGTGTGCCCGACACTATATCCGTGAGTGAATAGcgtgtgcccggcactatatccgtgggtcaATAGAGTGTGTCCGACACTATATTCGTGGGTGCGGCAGAAAagcgacatccgaaaggatgtgtcgggttggcatttatggaccgacaagtgatatcacgagccaataggatagacattcatcatgtgcattttttatctgtttatatgctttgccgacttgtaattgtatgcctaaatgaataacatgtctatttgcttacttgaattacttgttctatatgcttctacttatgttttacttgcttgcactTATATTGTGATTgtttggtgctgaggaggttaggtaggcggtggcgatgggatcacacggaggttaggttggcgacggctgtgggatacagcggtgtgaacagtattagttagaattcccctAGGTTTAGACAAccctggtttatggtttaagttctttatatatttatttattttgttctaagcttgaatatcaatatgtgatgtgaagttctaggattgccttcggcgtcccggggccttacatcttacatcattgggcactgttaccatactgaaaaccttcggttctcattctatactttattgttgtttttcagatgcaggtcgcgaCCCACCGCAGTGAGTTGGGTAATGGTAGCAGAGCGGATaatcttattctattttgttgtctTTTTGGTTATTTTATCTTGTactctctcacttttgtattttgttctgCCTAGAGACTTTTATTTgaaagaacaaaacttgtataagccctTTTGAACTACAATCTTCTTGTTgtttgtatatggctagccgacttaaactccgcgagtcgtggctagattcttatgatattatactattatgtTTTGATACATCTTATCTGTACCTTGTgttttaagttagtagcttcgccAGTACGTtatgcgcttttcaaatcctgtttttgagctaaatcctttatcaggcttctagaatatattatttctttctatataactatgtataagccttagaattgtcgtaatctctgattaacctttgctttacggctaaaggtaaggcttagggtaattggggtgttacacatACAAGGGAGGAGAAGCTTGCTGTGTGGAAAGAGTTGAGTTTTTAATCGAAAATATGTCAAGTTCTTCTTTGCTACACAGGTAACTTCAATGAGGTTGTGTAGTTAGATGTAAGAAAGGAAATGCGCCAGTGTGTTAACAGCAACAACGAAAGACTTTAAAACATGGATACAGGATATAGAACTGGTGGATATAGAATTGAATGACCATAAGTTTACGTGGTTCACGATGTTGGTgagttttgttttattgttatctTTTGGAGCACTTGGTTGAAAAGGAATGACGAAATTTTCAGGAATAAAAAAATAGGTGTTACGAAAGTAGTCAACATGTCGATTAGGAGTGTTACAAAGAGTGGAGTGATATTCGATTTTTTGGGTTGTTGTTGGCATTGCCAAAAATAATTaggaattagtttattttatatgTCTAGTACTTTTCTATTGATATTCCACCTAAGTATGTTTAGTTTTTtggttcaaaaaaaataattttaaaatacaaaaatataaataatacttatttattAAAAGCCTCTCGACAACTACTACaggagtgaaaaaaaaaaagaaaaaaacaaattttgCCTTTATTCActatattatatctaaattactcgttttataaatacatatcatAATAACAAATGTGGTTAGCTTTTTTTTTATACTAAAGCAAGTATTAGGGAATTCAAAACTCACCTTGTTGCAACAATCATTTGCCAATGACAGACTTTTAAATAGAGTCATTAACCTGCCGGACTCggaaatattgtgaaaaataaaaacataatttacaATAGAAATAATAAGAGCGAAGGGACCAGCCTACAATATAGAGTCTAGATTCATATCTATCTCACACATACAAAAACacgaagagaaaacaaaaataaaaaaccattAATTCATTTCCTTAGAAATCATCTGACTAAATATTACACCTAAGCTTATATTTATATGCCCCCATCTCTTCAGCTTGTATTATGATCTTCCAAGCACCAGGGGGAAAAAATTACACGTGAAGATCACCTTATGCTCCCATGACTCTGTTGCTGCAAGTGATAGACAACAGTTTTACATGAGTTTGATTGTATGACTGCATGTACCGGAGGAGATTTAGAGGTTTCAGCGAATCTGATAGGTCCATAATATCAAGGTTAGCCTGCTTCGCCAGCGAAAGAAAGTAATCGAATGTCTCAATATTCCGGATAACATATGCAATATAGGCCACTGGTGCTTCCTTTGACTTGCCATCCGCACGCCCATTATAGACTACTTTGCATCTACCAACGGATTCATCACAAGCATCTCCATTTTCAGGTTTGCAAGAATCTGATTTCGTTCTATTCAGAAGAATGGCTAGTACTCGAACAAGATGTGGAAGGCAAACAGGATCATATATCACATCTGCACCCAAGCTGAAATAATATCATAATAAGAATTGCTTAAGTATAACGAAATTATAAGGTGTAGTTGTAGTATAGGAAATAAACTTCATTTCATGAgggtaaataaaaatttaaagttcaaCTCTCACACAACATCTGGCACAATATCCTGGAGTTGACTCTCTGATGTAGATTCCCATGGCAGATGCATACATTTTACCTGAGATTCATGAATCAATGAAGATCATTCAACCACCGAAGCTTGACACATAATAAAGATTATCATTTACCTTATCTATATAAGTAAACGCACACCCCATTAAAGAGTGCAGATCCGTCTACACCAGACAGTGTGAACTAACTTTTATTAAAGCACACTAACTGTGACAGAAGAAcaacaaaattttgaaagatgATTTAAAGACTAATCTCATATTCATGGTCTTAATTTGGAACTACACACTTGAAGCCACTAAAAACATGAATAAGGAGATAAGGTAATAAGTTGAAGCACATATTAATGGTCTATAGAATACTGAGAGATGAATGGTGTCAGGATtgcatatatatgtataaaatcaGAATCCGAAAGAGTCCATGCAGATTCAGACTTACCATGATTGGATTTTCACTTCCTTGTGGCATGTCAGTTTCGATATTGAGGTGGTTCAACTCCAAATTAAACTTCATGTTAGCTAGAGTTGATAAGTCCCCGTCACTTAATATCACCTGTTGACCAAAAACATGTCTTATGTTGACTAAATTTGACTGGTAAATCACAACCTAAGATTACCAATGTAAAAATTATCACATATTGCTTGTTAAAATTAAACTCtgttaagaatgaaagaaaacatTGTTCGAAAAGCAAAAATGCAAGCATTTGTATTCAGTATTCATGGATGAGTCATCAATTAAAGATTGGTTTTTGGTATACCTTGGAAGCTTTCACATGTGCAAGACATAATCCAACTAAGCCAACTCCTGAGCCAATCTGTTTCAAATTTTGAGGAAGTAAGACTTGGTGCAAGACAATGATAACATTTGAAAGCCTATATAGCTATCTTAAGGAAAGAAatgaaattatgaaaatttataaACAGAAGGTGAAAATTCCAACAATGCAACGGACTATACATGATCAGAAAACATCAAAATTGTTTCTAAATTCAACAAAATcgtagtatatatataatataactgACCTCAAAGCAAGATTTATTAGAAAACAACTTTGGATGAGAAAGTATTAACTCGGATAGAAACAGACTTGATGGCCATATGGAACACCTGCACAACCAAACCAGCACCAAACTTTACAAAGTTAATGGCAGTTATATAAACAGACCACGACCATCCATGAAATGTTGCAATTGATATCAAAGGTCTTTTACCACAAGTATGAGCTTACCCTGTATCACCTTCAAGCATATTAAGAGAACACTGTAAGGTAAACACCAACGCTCTTGAGTGCTGCTTGCTTTGTAGTTCAGAACAACCTATAGATAGATACCAGTAGCCAAACAAATATAAGCTGAATTAAATAACATCATATAAGAATCAATGGAGAAACATGACCCTAATTATGACTTACCATCAGGAAAAATATACGAAATTCTTTTGCAGACTCTTGTATCTCTTTTGCCAAAACTGTCATCCTATCAAAAAAGATAATGAAAGGAAATTCTCAAACCTATAACAAATCATATCCAACTAAAAAGGTTCTGTGAGTGTAATAAACCTTGAAAGATGTCATGTACTGAGCATAGAGCTCGTACAAGTAGTCCAAAACATA
This window contains:
- the LOC112758171 gene encoding uncharacterized protein isoform X3; its protein translation is MATAAVEEQELDPSLPACVNLISAILAMEPSDLVISHARACGGGSITESVQKFIWDHCLSTPDDSFGKRDTRVCKRISYIFPDGCSELQSKQHSRALVFTLQCSLNMLEGDTGCSIWPSSLFLSELILSHPKLFSNKSCFEIGSGVGLVGLCLAHVKASKVILSDGDLSTLANMKFNLELNHLNIETDMPQGSENPIMVKCMHLPWESTSESQLQDIVPDVVLGADVIYDPVCLPHLVRVLAILLNRTKSDSCKPENGDACDESVGRCKVVYNGRADGKSKEAPVAYIAYVIRNIETFDYFLSLAKQANLDIMDLSDSLKPLNLLRYMQSYNQTHVKLLSITCSNRVMGA
- the LOC112758171 gene encoding uncharacterized protein isoform X1, yielding MATAAVEEQELDPSLPACVNLISAILAMEPSDLVISHARACGGGSITESVQKFIWDHCLSTPGDFYAPYLKIFLKKLISEVEFDHGYVLDYLYELYAQYMTSFKDDSFGKRDTRVCKRISYIFPDGCSELQSKQHSRALVFTLQCSLNMLEGDTGCSIWPSSLFLSELILSHPKLFSNKSCFEIGSGVGLVGLCLAHVKASKVILSDGDLSTLANMKFNLELNHLNIETDMPQGSENPIMVKCMHLPWESTSESQLQDIVPDVVLGADVIYDPVCLPHLVRVLAILLNRTKSDSCKPENGDACDESVGRCKVVYNGRADGKSKEAPVAYIAYVIRNIETFDYFLSLAKQANLDIMDLSDSLKPLNLLRYMQSYNQTHVKLLSITCSNRVMGA
- the LOC112758171 gene encoding uncharacterized protein isoform X2, with translation MATAAVEEQELDPSLPACVNLISAILAMEPSDLVISHARACGGGSITESVQKFIWDHCLSTPIFLKKLISEVEFDHGYVLDYLYELYAQYMTSFKDDSFGKRDTRVCKRISYIFPDGCSELQSKQHSRALVFTLQCSLNMLEGDTGCSIWPSSLFLSELILSHPKLFSNKSCFEIGSGVGLVGLCLAHVKASKVILSDGDLSTLANMKFNLELNHLNIETDMPQGSENPIMVKCMHLPWESTSESQLQDIVPDVVLGADVIYDPVCLPHLVRVLAILLNRTKSDSCKPENGDACDESVGRCKVVYNGRADGKSKEAPVAYIAYVIRNIETFDYFLSLAKQANLDIMDLSDSLKPLNLLRYMQSYNQTHVKLLSITCSNRVMGA